The Thunnus thynnus chromosome 24, fThuThy2.1, whole genome shotgun sequence genome window below encodes:
- the gtf3c3 gene encoding general transcription factor 3C polypeptide 3, protein MSGFSAELIDYLEGRITFEEFDKRRDERKAKEPSQESEVSAEDVEEDAQPSTSAHGPAKIEEGVSPGVHLAFASMLGETQDPLSSQEEEEEEEEDSLSYVDDENDEDYKVEEDEEKVGKAKAEVAEKRKRGGGGGEKEEQEAEDMTVGDVFALEMELNRENKKMMKERRNRSKLPRALRGLMGEANIRYARGEKEDAIMMCMEIIRQAPLAYEPFSTLAMIYEDDEDMDKALQFGLIAAHLNPSDCEEWIRLAEMSLEQDNIRQAIVCYTKAIKYDPTNVRYLWERSSLHMRVGEHKQCMDGYRKILSLLPLEDGEHFMQLSKDMAKSYYESNDLPSALGVIEDALARHPNLVSDDVINMAAELYIANRQYNKALQVLVQFAGVVLVGAEPKSDSVVLPKEETEAETTTEEETNVEKEVEKKNEEGAKSKTVEEIAAEENGEIKDVQVPDSVPVDLKAKLIVCLIHLHVNMPLEGLVSSLTEQNPEEIGDLYLDVGEAFLEQGEYMSALPLLSALVISDKYNLAVVWLRHAECLKALGHMEAAADSFTKVVEMAPQHLEARLSLATLQQQLGRPECALKALESMYDSDTLAQDSSAAQKELKLLLHRSTLLKTQGQIQHYLDAMITMISMLLKVAMQRAKVCVRSVSVSGENHLRLVKAKDMLPEIADQEAAYLDNTGKTNVLSREDWWQLLVTCLLTLCEALRYKEAELLVESAMEFYSFYDNKPRRKELEFFGLSATILDRNHYKAYNYIRLMLMENVDRSQLWNIFNQLTITSQHQRHHRFCLRLLLKHPDNHALCVLCGHNAMVSGSFKHALGQYVQAFKTHPNNPLHSLCVGLTFFHMASQKYVAKRHTLVLQGFSFLWRYVELRGECQESMYNLGRALHQMGLTHLAIHYYQKALTLPAQKLEGIADDQVDLRREIAFNLSLIYQASGNVEMARQLINTHCIV, encoded by the exons ATGTCTGGTTTCAGCGCTGAGCTCATCGACTATCTGGAGGGCAGAATAACTTTTGAGGAGTTTGACAAGAGGAGAGACGAGCGGAAAGCTAAG GAGCCCTCTCAGGAGTCAGAGGTGTCAGCTGAAGATGTGGAGGAGGATGCTCAGCCTTCCACCTCTGCACATGGACCGGCGAAAATCG AGGAGGGAGTCAGCCCAGGGGTCCATCTGGCTTTCGCCTCCATGCTGGGAGAAACTCAAGACCCACTGTCTTcacaagaagaggaggaggaggaagaggaggacagctTGAGCTATGTTGACGATGAAAACGACGAGGATTACAAGgtggaggaggacgaggagaaGGTGGGAAAGGCAAAGGCGGAGGTggcagagaagagaaagaggggaggtgggggaggagagaaagaagagcaggagGCGGAGGACATGACGGTGGGGGACGTGTTTGCACTGGAGATGGAGCTGAACCGAGAAAACaagaagatgatgaag GAACGGCGTAACCGTAGCAAGCTGCCCCGGGCTCTGAGAGGCCTGATGGGAGAGGCCAACATCCGTTACgcgagaggagagaaagaagacgCCATCATGATGTGTATGGAGATCATACGACAGG ctcctctggCCTATGAGCCTTTCTCCACATTGGCCATGATCTACGAGGATGATGAGGACATGGACAAAGCACTGCAGTTCGGTCTGATCGCTGCCCACCTGAACCCCTCAGACTGTGAGGAGTGGATCAGACTGGCAGAAATGTCTCTGGAGCAGGACAACATCCGGCAGGCCATCGTCTGCTACACCAAGG CCATCAAGTACGACCCCACCAACGTGCGCTACCTGTGGGAGCGCTCCAGCCTCCACATGCGTGTGGGTGAGCACAAACAGTGCATGGACGGCTACCGCAAGATCCTCTCACTGCTGCCACTGGAGGACGGAGAGCACTTCATGCAGCTCTCCAAGGACATGGCCAA GAGTTACTATGAGAGTAATGACTTGCCCTCAGCACTCGGTGTGATAGAGGATGCTCTGGCACGACATCCCAACCTGGTCAGTGATGACGTCATCAACATGGCAGCTGAGCTCTATATCGCCAACCGCCAGTACAACAAGGCCTTGCAG gtCTTGGTCCAGTTTGCAGGTGTAGTTTTGGTCGGGGCCGAACCCAAATCAGACTCCGTAGTTCTGCCGAAagaagagacagaggcagagacgACGACTGAGGAGGAGACGAATGTTGAAAAAGAAGTtgaaaagaagaatgaagaaggTGCAAAGTCAAAGACTGTAGAGGAAATAGCAGCAGAGGAGAACG gTGAAATTAAGGATGTACAGGTACCAGACAGCGTCCCAGTGGACCTGAAGGCCAAGCTCATTGTCTGCCTCATACACCTGCATGTCAACATGCCCCTGGAG GGCCTGGTGTCATCACTGACTGAGCAGAATCCAGAGGAGATTGGTGACTTGTACCTGGATGTAGGTGAAGCCTTCCTGGAGCAGGGCGAGTACATGTCTGCTCTGCCTCTGCTGTCTGCCCTTGTCATATCCGACAAGTACAACCTGGCTGTCGTCTGGCTCCGACATGCAG AATGTCTGAAGGCGCTGGGCCACATGGAGGCAGCAGCAGATAGCTTCACTAAGGTGGTGGAGATGGCTCCACAGCACCTGGAGGCCCGGCTCTCCCTGGCcaccctgcagcagcagctgggcCGGCCAGAGTGCGCCCTCAAGGCCCTAGAGTCCATGTATGACAGTGACACACTGGCACAAGACTCATCAGCCGCACAAAAG GagttaaagctgctgctgcatcgTTCCACACTGCTGAAGACTCAGGGACAAATACAGCACTACCTGGATGCTATGATCACTATGATCTCAATGCTGCTCAAG GTGGCCATGCAGCGTGCTAAAGTGTGTGTGCGCTCTGTAAGTGTGTCGGGTGAGAATCACCTGAGGCTGGTGAAGGCTAAAGACATGCTGCCGGAGATCGCTGACCAGGAAGCTGCCTATCTGGACAACACTG GTAAAACAAACGTCCTGTCCAGAGAGGACTGGTGGCAGCTGCTGGTGACCTGCCTGCTCACGCTGTGCGAGGCGCTGCGCTACAAGGAGgctgagctgctggtggagtCTGCTATGGAGTTCTATTCCTTCTACGACAACAAGCCCAGGAGGAAGGAGCTGGAGTTCTTCGGCCTGTCCGCAACCATCCTGGACCGCAACCACTACAAGGCCTACAACTACATCAG ACTGATGCTGATGGAAAATGTGGATCGGTCTCAGCTTTGGAATATTTTCAACCAG cTGACGATAACCTCCCAGCACCAGCGTCACCACCGCTTCTGTCTACGTCTGCTGTTAAAACATCCTGACAACCACGCCCTGTGTGTCCTCTGCGGACACAACGCCATGGTGTCAGGAAGCTTCAAACACGCTCTGG GCCAGTATGTTCAGGCCTTCAAGACTCACCCCAACAACCCGCTCCACAGCCTGTGTGTGGGTCTCACCTTCTTCCACATGGCGTCTCAGAAGTATGTAGCCAAACGACATACACTGGTGCTGCAG ggtTTCTCCTTCTTATGGCGGTATGTGGAGCTGCGAGGAGAATGTCAGGAGAGCATGTACAACCTGGGCAGAGCGTTGCACCAGATGGGCCTCACACATTTGGCCATACATTATTACCAGAAGGCACTTACGCTGCCTGCACAGAAACTGGAG GGTATCGCTGATGATCAGGTGGATCTGAGGAGGGAGATCGCCTTCAATCTCTCCCTCATCTACCAGGCCAGCGGGAACGTGGAGATGGCCCGCCAGCTCatcaacacacactgcatcGTTTGA
- the LOC137177464 gene encoding adenosine receptor A1-like — protein sequence MNVTPGGCTAEMPYGFQPSFKGFYIASELIIAVFAIMGNILVCLAVTRNKELRTITNYFLVSLAVSDILVGLVAIPCAVLTDLGRPRHDLPLCLVLLSILMVLTQSSILSLLAVAAERYVAILLPFQYQRIMSPRNAWLALLVTWGLGVISGSVPLMDWKRQPADSNYCIFTCVVDMSYMVYFNFFCCLLVPLVAMFVIYGHIFLTVRRQLRRIAVARGTAGNTESNARTRHELQKAISLFMVLFLFMVCWMPIHIINCVLLLCPQCEVPMTLTLSAILLSHANSALNPILYAYKMRSFRHTLISMWRGMWSFRAKC from the exons ATGAATGTGACACCTGGAGGCTGTACAGCAGAGATGCCGTATGGATTCCAACCCAGTTTTAAAGGGTTTTATATTGCCAGCGAGCTCATTATCGCTGTGTTTGCCATCATGGGCAACATCCTGGTCTGCCTGGCTGTTACCAGAAACAAGGAGCTGCGCACTATCACCAATTACTTCCTG gtatCATTGGCGGTGTCTGACATCCTCGTGGGCTTGGTGGCCATTCCCTGCGCCGTGCTGACAGACCTGGGTCGACCTCGCCATGACTTGCCCCTCTGTCTGGTGCTGCTCAGCATCCTGATGGTGCTCACACAG AGCTCCATCCTGAGCCTGCTGGCGGTAGCAGCGGAGCGCTACGTGGCGATCCTCCTGCCCTTCCAGTACCAGCGTATCATGAGCCCCAGGAATGCCTGGCTGGCCCTGCTGGTCACCTGGGGCCTGGGAGTCATCTCTGGATCTGTGCCACTCATGGACTGGAAGAGACAACCAGCAGACTCAAA CTACTGCATCTTCACCTGTGTGGTGGACATGAGCTACATGGTCTACTTCAACTTCTTCTGCTGCCTGCTGGTGCCGCTGGTGGCCATGTTCGTCATCTATGGCCACATCTTCCTCACCGTCCGCCGCCAGCTCAGACGCATCGCTGTGGCCAGGGGCACCGCGGGGAAcacag AATCCAACGCCCGCACCCGCCACGAGCTGCAGAAGGCCATCTCCTTGTTCATGGTCCTGTTCCTCTTCATGGTGTGCTGGATGCCCATCCACATCATCAACTGTGTCCTGCTGCTCTGTCCGCAGTGTGAGGTGCCCATGACGCTCACACTTTCAGCCATCTTGCTTTCGCACGCCAACTCAGCCCTCAATCCAATTCTATACGCATACAAGATGAGGTCGTTCAGACACACTCTGATAAGCATGTGGAGAGGAATGTGGAGCTTTAGGGCAAAATGTTAG